In Acidithiobacillus sp. AMEEHan, the genomic window TCCCATTGGTATCAGCCGGGAGGCCAGCCGACGCTGGCAGGAAAACTATGAACGGATTACCCAAGGCTCCGGCCGATTGTTCCTGATGGCTGGTGACCAGAAGGTCGAACATCTGAATGATGATTTCGTGGGCGGTAACGTCGCCGCCGCGGACGCCGATCCAGAACATCTTTTTCGCATTGCCAGCCAGGCGCCCATTGGCTGCTTCGCCACCCAGCTCGGACTGGTGGCGCAGTATGGAGGGGACTACCCCGAGATTCCGTACCTGCTCAAGCTCAACAGCAAGACCCATCTGCTTTCCGGCGCCGAACACGATCCCCGCAGTCGTCAGTGGCAAAGCATGGCGCAGGTCAAGGAGTTCATGCAGCATGCCGGGGTGACGATCGTGGGTGTGGGCTACACCATCTATCCTGGCTCGGAATTTGAAGCGGAAATGTTGACGGAGGCCGCGCAACTCATCCACGATGCCCATAGCCTCGGTCTGTTGGCGGTGATCTGGGCCTATCCGCGCGGAAGAGCGGTGGGTAAACGGGAACACGATCCACATCTGATTGCCGGGGCCGCTGGGCTGGTCGCCTGCCTGGGTGCGGATTTCGTCAAGGTCAACCCACCACTGAATGCCCAAGGTGAGGCCGAGGCCAAGCTATTGGGCGAAGCGGTTGCCGCCGCCGGACGCACGCAGCTGGTCTGTGCCGGGGGCTCGGAAGTCAGCAGTGCGGACTTCGTCCGCCGTCTGGACGAGCAACTGCGCGACGGGCACACGGCGGGCTGTGCCACTGGCCGCAATGTCCACCAACGCAGTCAACCAGAAGCTGTCGCCCTG contains:
- a CDS encoding aldolase; this encodes MQQQRKAPIGISREASRRWQENYERITQGSGRLFLMAGDQKVEHLNDDFVGGNVAAADADPEHLFRIASQAPIGCFATQLGLVAQYGGDYPEIPYLLKLNSKTHLLSGAEHDPRSRQWQSMAQVKEFMQHAGVTIVGVGYTIYPGSEFEAEMLTEAAQLIHDAHSLGLLAVIWAYPRGRAVGKREHDPHLIAGAAGLVACLGADFVKVNPPLNAQGEAEAKLLGEAVAAAGRTQLVCAGGSEVSSADFVRRLDEQLRDGHTAGCATGRNVHQRSQPEAVALCRAIHSLVVEDRGLDHALALLHEG